One Sediminibacillus dalangtanensis genomic region harbors:
- a CDS encoding ABC-ATPase domain-containing protein translates to MKELQRKLQQIDGKSYKGYKGIQGRYSFHRYELVIDYVQGDPFASPSKIRLIVPDAYRRINPDWKENRQRKIYSEDRIARAVAKAIKDNTVYSKGSGKSGLIAIDSPGQEILERSAVQLDPGFTTICLSIGLPANGRRINGREAEKLFFEVIPAIMEKSIFSISDKEIEASVQLADQHQAIRQKMKENGWISFVADGAILPRQSGISNRPMKQAVPFKSTDENRVSIEVPHRKEPLTGMALSKGIVLIVGGGYHGKSTLLHAIERGVYHHIKGDGREYVLTDPTAVKVRAEDGRQVSTVNISPFINDLPHLEDTSGFSTENASGSTSQAANVVEALEAGAGSVLIDEDTSATNFMIRDQRMQELVVKEKEPITPFIDKIRQMRDQLNVSTILVMGGSGDYFDAADQVIMMDRYQPYNVTDRAREIADKYPFNRQRQEREPFGSLPNRRFLPGSLQTSQGKKHKVQAKGLTTIIMGRTDINLHYVEQLVDASQTRMIAEIIRHLDQKKWLANDRSLAEMLDAIEAQIDRKGLASFAPFPDQHPGDLARPRRFEIAATLNRIRTAKVKDISNS, encoded by the coding sequence ATGAAAGAACTGCAAAGAAAGCTGCAGCAAATTGATGGAAAAAGCTATAAAGGGTATAAAGGGATTCAAGGACGTTATTCCTTTCATCGTTATGAGCTTGTCATCGATTACGTACAAGGAGATCCGTTTGCTTCTCCTTCGAAGATCCGTTTGATTGTGCCGGATGCTTATCGAAGGATCAACCCCGACTGGAAAGAGAATCGCCAGCGGAAAATATATAGCGAAGATCGAATTGCAAGAGCGGTCGCCAAGGCAATCAAGGATAATACAGTGTACAGTAAAGGATCCGGGAAAAGCGGCTTGATTGCCATCGACAGTCCTGGTCAGGAAATTCTGGAACGCAGTGCTGTTCAGCTTGACCCTGGTTTTACCACGATCTGCTTATCGATCGGCCTGCCGGCAAATGGCAGGAGGATTAACGGCAGAGAAGCCGAAAAACTGTTTTTTGAAGTGATTCCCGCCATTATGGAAAAATCGATTTTTTCCATTTCGGATAAAGAAATTGAAGCGAGTGTTCAGTTAGCCGATCAACATCAGGCAATCAGGCAAAAAATGAAGGAAAATGGCTGGATTTCTTTTGTCGCAGATGGGGCAATCCTTCCACGTCAGAGTGGGATCAGCAACCGGCCGATGAAGCAGGCAGTCCCATTTAAAAGTACCGACGAAAACAGGGTATCGATCGAGGTGCCTCATCGGAAAGAGCCGCTTACAGGAATGGCGCTCTCAAAAGGGATTGTCCTGATTGTCGGTGGTGGATACCATGGGAAAAGCACCCTGCTTCATGCAATCGAACGCGGGGTTTACCATCATATCAAAGGCGACGGGCGAGAATATGTGTTGACCGATCCGACTGCGGTGAAAGTGCGTGCCGAAGACGGGCGGCAGGTAAGCACGGTCAATATATCGCCTTTTATCAATGATCTCCCGCACCTGGAGGATACAAGCGGGTTCTCCACGGAAAATGCCAGCGGAAGTACATCGCAGGCTGCCAATGTAGTGGAAGCATTGGAGGCGGGGGCTGGTTCTGTTCTGATCGATGAGGATACAAGTGCGACCAATTTTATGATCCGGGATCAACGGATGCAGGAGCTGGTCGTGAAAGAAAAGGAACCAATCACACCGTTTATTGATAAAATACGGCAAATGCGCGATCAGCTCAATGTGTCGACAATCCTTGTAATGGGCGGATCGGGTGATTATTTCGATGCTGCCGATCAAGTGATCATGATGGATCGCTATCAGCCTTATAATGTTACGGATAGAGCCCGTGAAATTGCCGATAAGTATCCTTTTAATCGTCAGCGTCAGGAAAGGGAACCATTTGGAAGTCTGCCGAACCGCCGTTTTTTGCCCGGCAGCTTACAAACCAGCCAAGGGAAAAAGCATAAAGTCCAGGCAAAAGGACTGACGACGATTATCATGGGGCGGACCGATATTAATTTACACTATGTCGAACAGTTAGTTGATGCTTCGCAAACGAGAATGATAGCCGAAATCATCCGCCATCTGGATCAGAAAAAGTGGCTGGCAAACGACCGTTCACTGGCAGAAATGCTGGACGCAATCGAGGCACAAATAGACCGAAAAGGACTCGCATCCTTCGCACCGTTTCCGGACCAGCATCCCGGCGACCTGGCCAGACCACGCCGGTTCGAAATAGCAGCCACCCTGAACCGCATACGCACCGCCAAAGTCAAAGACATCAGCAACAGCTAA
- the dat gene encoding D-amino-acid transaminase, whose protein sequence is MIYSQVLSQTNFVNEDELMYPFQERGLQFGDGIYEVIRVYQGKYYLMNEHVDRLFRSAEAVKLTLPFTKEKLFQLLDNLLKVNQVKGDAKVYLQATRGSALRDHVFPDVEANFYAYVQELPRPIEKLTNGVAAITQPDVRWQNCYIKSLNLLPNVLAKQEAKERGAFEAILHRDETVTECSSSNVYIVKDGKIHTHPETNNILHGCVRSRVKVLARQLDISIIEKAFSIDDLQQADEVFLSSSTAEVMPIVEINGNKVHSGEPGPVTKKLQKAYEEDAGLTTSIFAQVR, encoded by the coding sequence ATGATTTATTCGCAAGTTTTGTCCCAAACAAATTTTGTGAACGAAGACGAATTAATGTACCCGTTCCAGGAACGCGGACTTCAGTTCGGGGATGGTATATATGAAGTCATCCGTGTCTATCAGGGAAAATATTATTTAATGAACGAACATGTCGACCGGCTTTTCCGATCGGCAGAAGCAGTCAAACTGACATTGCCATTTACGAAGGAAAAGCTTTTTCAACTACTGGATAATTTGCTGAAAGTGAACCAGGTAAAAGGAGATGCCAAAGTCTATCTTCAGGCAACCCGGGGTTCGGCATTGCGCGATCATGTCTTTCCAGATGTGGAGGCCAACTTTTATGCCTACGTCCAGGAATTGCCACGACCGATCGAAAAATTGACCAACGGTGTAGCCGCAATCACCCAGCCGGATGTGCGCTGGCAAAACTGTTACATCAAAAGTCTGAACCTGCTTCCGAATGTGCTTGCTAAACAGGAGGCAAAAGAGCGAGGTGCATTTGAAGCAATCCTCCATCGTGATGAGACGGTAACAGAATGCAGTTCCTCCAATGTTTACATCGTGAAGGATGGAAAAATCCATACCCACCCGGAAACGAACAACATTCTGCACGGTTGTGTCCGTTCCAGAGTAAAGGTGCTCGCTCGACAATTGGATATCTCTATTATCGAAAAAGCGTTCTCCATTGATGACCTGCAACAAGCAGACGAAGTGTTCCTTTCGAGCAGCACGGCCGAAGTCATGCCGATTGTGGAAATCAACGGGAATAAAGTTCACTCAGGAGAACCCGGACCTGTTACGAAAAAACTGCAAAAGGCGTATGAAGAAGACGCCGGTCTGACTACATCTATATTCGCACAAGTAAGATAA
- a CDS encoding DNA topology modulation protein, protein MKKIAIIGSGGAGKSTLARQLGEILHLPVYHLDAYFWKPGWQPISKKELQKLQQEIIQQDAWIIDGNYGSTMELRLQAADTVIFLDYSTLRCLYGIVKRRIQYQGKTRPDMGVDCREKLDLEFFLWVARFKKRRAPAIKDKLRNTNDITIYHLKTPKHTKKLLNQLKA, encoded by the coding sequence TTGAAAAAAATCGCCATTATCGGCAGCGGCGGAGCCGGAAAATCAACTTTGGCCAGACAATTGGGCGAGATTCTCCACTTGCCCGTCTACCACTTGGATGCTTACTTTTGGAAACCAGGATGGCAGCCAATCAGTAAAAAAGAACTGCAAAAACTGCAGCAGGAAATCATTCAACAGGATGCATGGATCATTGACGGGAACTACGGATCCACCATGGAATTACGGCTGCAGGCAGCAGACACCGTGATTTTTCTCGATTATTCCACCTTGAGATGCTTGTATGGCATCGTCAAACGAAGGATTCAATACCAGGGGAAAACCCGTCCCGACATGGGAGTTGATTGCCGGGAAAAACTTGACCTCGAATTTTTTCTATGGGTTGCCAGATTCAAAAAAAGAAGAGCCCCAGCCATCAAAGACAAGCTGAGGAACACCAACGACATTACCATCTATCATTTAAAAACACCCAAGCACACCAAAAAATTGCTCAACCAGCTAAAAGCTTGA
- a CDS encoding LacI family DNA-binding transcriptional regulator: protein MVTIKDVAKETGVSPSTVSRVIADNPRISPDTKQKVREAMERLGYHTNIHARNLVAKSTKAIGAIMPSSANKALQNPFFPEVLRGIGSVIHERQYSLTLSSGETEQEILEEVQRMVYGSYVDGLILLYSRVGDPVVAFLEECDFPYVMIGKPFARLEEITHVDNDNFLAGKQITNHLIARGHKKIAFIGGSKDLFVTRDRESGYLAALTDADLPHQEDYVIHTEFLKSGGKEAVEQLLSLPIRPTGIVVTDDLMSLGVLSTLEESGVQVPGDISLVSFNNAYLSEITRPALTTVDINIYELGAQSARALIERTVDKTISPKRIIVPYTIIYRESVKEYK, encoded by the coding sequence ATGGTGACAATAAAGGATGTAGCAAAGGAAACAGGTGTATCACCCTCTACAGTGTCCCGCGTAATTGCGGACAATCCGCGGATCAGTCCGGATACAAAGCAAAAAGTACGGGAAGCAATGGAACGGCTCGGGTATCATACCAATATCCATGCACGTAACCTGGTGGCTAAGTCGACTAAAGCAATCGGTGCCATCATGCCGTCGTCTGCTAATAAAGCATTGCAGAACCCTTTTTTTCCCGAGGTTCTTCGCGGGATCGGTTCTGTCATTCATGAACGACAGTATTCGTTGACCCTTTCCAGTGGGGAGACAGAACAAGAAATTCTGGAAGAAGTACAGCGGATGGTGTATGGCAGTTATGTCGATGGGCTGATTTTGTTGTATTCACGTGTGGGAGATCCGGTCGTGGCGTTTCTCGAGGAGTGTGATTTTCCGTATGTCATGATCGGCAAGCCCTTTGCCAGGCTGGAAGAAATCACCCATGTCGACAATGACAATTTTTTGGCGGGAAAACAAATCACCAATCATCTTATTGCAAGGGGCCATAAGAAAATCGCTTTCATCGGGGGTTCCAAGGACCTTTTCGTTACAAGGGACCGGGAATCCGGCTATCTGGCGGCGTTGACAGATGCAGACTTGCCGCACCAGGAAGACTATGTTATCCATACGGAGTTTTTGAAATCGGGTGGAAAGGAAGCGGTCGAACAGTTGCTTTCGCTTCCTATCCGGCCAACCGGAATTGTTGTGACCGATGATTTAATGAGCCTTGGGGTACTGAGTACCTTGGAGGAGTCAGGTGTCCAAGTGCCGGGTGATATTTCACTGGTAAGCTTCAACAATGCCTATTTGTCGGAGATAACCAGGCCGGCGCTGACAACGGTCGACATCAATATTTACGAGTTGGGCGCGCAGTCAGCAAGGGCATTGATTGAACGGACGGTCGATAAAACAATCTCTCCGAAGCGGATCATTGTGCCATATACAATTATTTACCGCGAGTCGGTGAAAGAATATAAGTGA
- a CDS encoding alpha/beta fold hydrolase produces the protein MDKECKINVGKYRMNVRLFNQGNGRDVVVLIHGIPTNSHLWDYVIPYLKKNYTVVAVDMIGYGKSDRGPSEDLTLPKQSQYILKAMDQLQIEKAHFIGHDLGGGIVQIIAVHHPERMKSMVVIDGVTYANWPLPIVESIRYPTAEEFVPSPLFIERMLREGVYFPSMLTPGLLKKFTTPFHTPSGPEELQQASFALNHHQTEDLVHFLPKINKPVTLLWGQHDRFLVPYWGRVLHQTIPGSSFTIIPNASHYSMIDQPTLVATAFLEHLEIS, from the coding sequence ATGGATAAAGAATGTAAAATTAATGTAGGAAAGTATAGGATGAATGTCCGTCTCTTCAATCAAGGAAATGGGCGGGATGTCGTTGTTTTGATCCATGGAATCCCGACAAATTCCCACTTATGGGACTATGTAATACCTTACCTAAAGAAAAACTATACGGTAGTAGCAGTAGACATGATCGGATACGGAAAATCAGATCGGGGACCCAGCGAAGATTTGACCTTACCGAAACAAAGCCAATATATTCTTAAAGCAATGGATCAGCTTCAAATCGAAAAAGCTCATTTTATCGGTCACGATCTTGGCGGAGGAATTGTGCAAATTATTGCAGTCCATCATCCCGAACGGATGAAAAGCATGGTCGTTATTGATGGCGTTACGTATGCCAACTGGCCGTTGCCTATCGTGGAATCAATCAGATATCCAACTGCGGAAGAATTCGTTCCGTCACCGTTGTTCATTGAACGAATGCTGCGGGAAGGGGTTTATTTTCCTTCCATGTTGACGCCTGGCCTGCTGAAAAAATTCACAACTCCATTTCATACCCCATCAGGACCAGAGGAACTCCAACAAGCCTCCTTCGCCCTGAACCATCATCAAACAGAAGACCTTGTTCACTTTCTACCAAAAATCAACAAACCCGTTACCCTGCTATGGGGACAGCACGACCGATTCCTTGTCCCATACTGGGGAAGGGTCCTTCATCAGACCATTCCCGGGTCTTCCTTTACGATCATACCAAATGCCAGCCATTATTCCATGATTGACCAACCAACACTTGTGGCAACCGCCTTTTTGGAGCATTTGGAAATAAGCTAA
- a CDS encoding spore coat protein yields the protein MNAPAHELLETQEALRTKAAEIEQHGFFANQCNDQQLKGMLTRHQQQMITAYQQGVNLMQGKNVQLAHQYPNFQAVNATPGMQQNNTSAPTANTQSLSDQTMATLALNAHKAGAMMGMQWANECVDPQLRSYHVNGANLCQEMAYEMWSWMNQKGHYQPAQFNSQQTSSMATSFQPMPNQMASQPNQFQSGQMQ from the coding sequence ATGAACGCACCAGCTCACGAGCTTTTAGAGACGCAGGAAGCACTAAGAACCAAAGCGGCAGAAATCGAGCAACACGGTTTCTTTGCCAATCAATGTAACGATCAGCAGCTAAAGGGCATGCTGACCAGACATCAGCAGCAAATGATAACGGCCTACCAGCAGGGTGTCAATTTGATGCAAGGCAAGAATGTTCAACTTGCCCACCAATATCCGAACTTCCAAGCAGTCAATGCAACACCGGGCATGCAGCAGAACAATACATCGGCACCGACAGCGAATACACAGTCGTTATCAGATCAGACGATGGCGACATTAGCGCTCAATGCTCATAAGGCAGGAGCCATGATGGGGATGCAGTGGGCAAACGAATGTGTGGACCCACAGCTGCGAAGTTACCATGTAAATGGCGCTAATTTGTGCCAGGAAATGGCATATGAGATGTGGAGCTGGATGAATCAAAAAGGCCACTATCAACCAGCTCAATTTAACTCCCAGCAAACTTCCAGCATGGCCACTTCTTTTCAGCCGATGCCCAATCAAATGGCCAGCCAGCCGAATCAGTTTCAATCCGGACAAATGCAGTAA
- a CDS encoding methyl-accepting chemotaxis protein → MGIKFWTGNKNKEHATRRSAISRFLLKNGKWKNITISRKLLLQAFLTIGLYLTAAVIMGSLLISLVKDIHHIKLQEERAVQMTEIGSLIRSKDIRIADYITFLRSEDQQEYRQLRNSLNEKIEEVSSAVADTPAAGTFQQIEKNNQKIDKLFVDNVVPSVVRGDTSIYTDARLEISSLRNQNVELLDQLKAEVQADSNKLISIAENRIRTGMISMAAVVLIVSIVSAGMAILIARSLRQGLKQIVEVSHRIADGDLTNQEIDYQGEDEIGQLTQAVNKMNQRIKEMVGHIKQTSRKVSGQSNFLHRHSNEVQQASENIASTMQQLSASSQEQAGFSQSIHGIVSSFYQDIDRVDAKGAELADSSRQVLSATQAGSESMKSTTSQMKEVHAIFEGAVKKMRNLDQSSKEISHLVEVIKGIAAQTNLLALNASIEAARAGTAGKGFAVVAEEVRKLATQVELSISEITRMISGIQTDTAKVSASLTDGYEQITEGKQQSLETETSFNHIRGEMEGMAEGIQTISQTIRQLSLNSKDINQSVDKIAAITNQFSGGFEQASVSILEQKQEISGVSDSAATLAEYARELDKAVARFTI, encoded by the coding sequence ATGGGGATAAAGTTTTGGACAGGCAATAAAAACAAAGAGCATGCAACAAGACGATCAGCCATAAGTCGCTTCCTATTAAAAAATGGAAAATGGAAGAACATTACCATTAGTCGTAAACTGTTGTTACAGGCATTTTTGACGATTGGCCTTTATCTTACAGCAGCGGTTATTATGGGTAGTTTACTGATTAGTTTGGTGAAGGATATCCACCATATAAAACTTCAGGAAGAACGGGCGGTACAGATGACGGAAATAGGTTCTTTGATAAGATCGAAAGACATTCGTATCGCCGATTACATAACCTTTTTACGAAGTGAGGACCAGCAAGAATACCGCCAGCTTCGCAATAGTTTGAATGAAAAAATAGAAGAGGTCTCTTCAGCTGTAGCTGATACCCCGGCGGCTGGGACGTTCCAGCAAATAGAAAAAAACAACCAGAAAATCGATAAGCTGTTTGTCGATAATGTCGTCCCGTCGGTAGTAAGAGGAGACACGTCGATTTATACCGATGCACGTTTGGAAATTTCCTCGCTGCGCAATCAGAATGTCGAACTGCTTGATCAGCTTAAAGCGGAGGTTCAGGCAGACAGTAACAAATTGATCTCTATCGCAGAAAACAGAATCCGGACAGGCATGATTTCCATGGCAGCGGTTGTACTGATTGTCAGTATTGTTAGTGCCGGCATGGCGATCCTTATTGCCCGCTCTCTTAGACAAGGGCTGAAGCAAATCGTGGAAGTCAGTCATCGAATTGCCGATGGCGACCTGACCAACCAAGAAATCGATTACCAAGGGGAAGATGAAATCGGCCAACTGACTCAAGCGGTGAACAAGATGAATCAGAGAATCAAGGAGATGGTCGGCCATATAAAGCAAACATCACGCAAAGTTTCAGGGCAAAGTAACTTTTTGCACCGTCATTCCAACGAAGTACAGCAGGCAAGTGAAAATATAGCTTCCACCATGCAGCAATTATCGGCGAGCTCCCAGGAGCAAGCTGGTTTTTCACAGAGTATCCATGGAATTGTCAGTAGTTTTTACCAGGATATTGATCGGGTAGATGCAAAAGGAGCCGAGCTGGCTGATTCTTCCCGACAAGTTCTATCTGCCACGCAGGCCGGAAGCGAGTCGATGAAAAGTACAACAAGTCAGATGAAAGAAGTCCATGCTATTTTTGAAGGTGCAGTTAAAAAAATGCGCAATTTGGATCAGAGCTCCAAGGAAATCTCTCATTTGGTGGAAGTGATCAAAGGAATTGCTGCACAAACCAATTTGCTTGCGCTTAATGCTTCGATTGAGGCAGCCAGGGCAGGCACTGCCGGAAAAGGCTTTGCCGTTGTCGCCGAAGAAGTTCGGAAGCTCGCAACACAGGTCGAGCTTTCAATCAGTGAAATCACCAGGATGATTTCTGGAATACAGACGGATACAGCGAAGGTTTCCGCTTCCCTAACGGACGGCTATGAGCAGATCACAGAAGGAAAACAGCAGTCATTGGAGACGGAGACAAGTTTCAACCATATCCGGGGAGAGATGGAAGGGATGGCCGAAGGAATCCAAACCATCTCTCAGACAATCAGACAGCTGAGTTTAAACAGCAAAGACATTAACCAATCGGTCGATAAAATTGCGGCTATCACCAACCAATTTTCAGGTGGTTTTGAGCAAGCCTCTGTTTCGATTCTTGAACAGAAACAAGAAATCAGCGGAGTTTCGGACAGCGCCGCGACTTTGGCGGAATATGCAAGAGAGCTGGATAAGGCAGTCGCCCGCTTTACCATTTGA
- a CDS encoding sugar ABC transporter permease, which yields MNQKKKSRIEVTAMYLVLLVVAVVIFYPLVWTVGISFNQGNSLYSSSIIPENFSLDHYKWLFSSESDYLIWYKNSLVVSGATAVGSVIFTSLVAYAFSRYQFVGRKNGLYIFLLLQMFPVMMAMVALYIFLNMIGLLDTLTGLILIYLGGQIPFNAWLVKGYFDTIPRELDQAARIDGAGHLRVFWSIMLPLAKPILAVVALFNFMMPLFDFLLPSIVLSSADNYTLAVGLYNFINDQFANNFTRFAAGSILVAVPIAAIYLYLQRYLISGLTAGGTKG from the coding sequence ATGAACCAGAAGAAAAAATCGAGAATCGAAGTCACTGCCATGTACCTGGTATTGTTGGTTGTTGCTGTGGTGATTTTTTATCCATTGGTATGGACAGTCGGTATCTCTTTTAACCAGGGAAACAGCCTTTACTCATCCTCTATCATTCCAGAAAACTTTTCTTTGGATCATTATAAATGGCTGTTCAGTTCAGAGAGTGACTACCTGATCTGGTACAAGAACTCCCTGGTCGTTTCCGGGGCTACTGCTGTCGGCAGCGTTATTTTTACCTCGCTCGTAGCTTATGCCTTTTCCCGTTATCAATTTGTCGGCAGAAAAAATGGTTTGTACATCTTTTTACTGCTGCAAATGTTTCCAGTCATGATGGCGATGGTCGCATTGTATATTTTCCTGAACATGATCGGACTCCTCGATACGCTGACAGGGCTGATATTGATTTACCTGGGAGGCCAAATTCCGTTCAATGCCTGGCTGGTTAAGGGGTACTTTGATACGATTCCGAGGGAATTGGATCAAGCAGCTCGAATTGACGGCGCTGGTCATTTACGGGTGTTTTGGAGCATTATGCTGCCGTTGGCCAAGCCGATTCTGGCGGTAGTTGCCTTGTTCAATTTCATGATGCCGTTGTTCGATTTTCTGCTTCCATCGATTGTGCTATCGAGTGCAGACAATTATACACTGGCGGTCGGTCTCTACAACTTTATCAATGATCAATTTGCCAACAATTTTACTAGATTTGCAGCCGGATCCATCCTGGTGGCGGTGCCCATCGCTGCTATCTATCTCTATTTACAACGGTACTTGATTTCCGGTTTGACGGCAGGCGGAACCAAAGGATGA
- a CDS encoding glycoside hydrolase family 31 protein, which produces MLEDSSFAIHPGAEQQSEAAVYRDIGSVKDHKKENGSYQFVCENGRVAIRFYTESIVRIVMNPKGEPIWDKTRSVVAEAKQVQVEENDTAELYELKTTDLHLSITKSPFRIRIFDRRGRELVSEAEHGMAWQESGEVAVFKQMQEKDHFYGFGEKAGFLDKRGEMYEMWNTDVYAPHNPETDPLYESIPYFMTLRDGKAHGIFFDNTYRSWFDMRTFTDRYAYRAEGGQLDYYVMAGPDPKQVLEQYTYLTGRMPLPPKWAIGYHQSRYSYQTEEEVREVAQHFIDRDIPLDVLHLDIHYMNGYRVFTFDEERFPKPEKLVQDLHEMGIRVVPIVDPGVKKDPEYPTYQEGVASDLFCKYLEGDIYFGDVWPGTSAFPDFTDEKARKWWGEKHRFYTELGVEGIWNDMNEPAVFNETKTMDVQVMHRNDGSPATHRELHNLYGMLMGKATYEALKRQLDGKRPFLLTRAGFAGIQRYAAVWTGDNRSFWEHLQMALPMVMNLGLSGIAFTGPDVGGFAHHSNGELLTRWTQVGAFTPFFRNHSAIGFVHQEPWRFGEKYETVIKEYIEMRYRWMPQLYSLFAKASSCGLPVMRPLFMEFPDDEKTYNLNDQFMIGDNVIVAPILAPAVVDRAVYLPEGEWIEASSGKAYQGKNTYLIHAELEDLPLFIKKGTTVMQTDWTSNEDKSWKRVRMDIYAGDQGDCYRFTYYDDDGETFAYQHGSYLELELEVVSTEDAVKVDIVDRRGDYVPAYQQIDIHVIGRKDGQDVILNGEKENGNSYLSLTE; this is translated from the coding sequence ATGTTAGAAGATAGTAGTTTTGCGATTCATCCAGGAGCCGAACAGCAGAGTGAGGCAGCTGTCTACCGAGATATCGGCAGCGTTAAAGATCACAAGAAGGAGAATGGTTCGTATCAATTTGTCTGTGAGAACGGACGGGTCGCCATCCGTTTTTATACAGAATCGATTGTACGTATCGTGATGAATCCGAAGGGAGAACCAATATGGGACAAAACGCGTTCCGTAGTGGCAGAAGCGAAGCAGGTCCAAGTAGAAGAGAATGACACGGCGGAATTGTATGAACTGAAAACAACGGACCTGCATTTGTCTATTACGAAGTCTCCTTTCCGAATCCGCATTTTTGACAGAAGAGGAAGGGAATTGGTATCCGAAGCGGAACACGGGATGGCTTGGCAGGAAAGCGGTGAAGTAGCTGTCTTTAAACAGATGCAGGAGAAGGACCACTTTTACGGATTTGGGGAGAAAGCCGGTTTTCTCGATAAACGCGGTGAAATGTATGAGATGTGGAATACGGATGTTTATGCCCCGCATAATCCGGAGACGGATCCGCTCTACGAATCGATTCCGTACTTCATGACCCTTAGAGACGGAAAGGCGCACGGCATTTTTTTCGATAACACCTACCGTTCCTGGTTTGATATGCGTACGTTCACAGATCGTTATGCTTATCGCGCGGAAGGGGGACAGCTTGATTATTATGTGATGGCTGGTCCCGACCCCAAGCAAGTATTGGAGCAATACACATACCTGACAGGAAGAATGCCTCTGCCGCCGAAATGGGCGATCGGTTACCATCAGTCGCGTTACAGTTATCAGACGGAAGAAGAAGTGCGGGAAGTTGCTCAACATTTTATCGACCGGGATATCCCACTCGATGTGTTGCATCTAGATATCCATTATATGAACGGATACCGTGTTTTCACTTTTGATGAGGAGCGTTTTCCGAAACCGGAAAAACTAGTGCAGGATTTGCATGAAATGGGAATCCGGGTCGTACCAATTGTAGATCCCGGAGTAAAAAAAGACCCGGAATACCCGACTTACCAAGAAGGTGTAGCGAGTGATTTGTTTTGCAAGTACCTCGAAGGGGATATTTACTTCGGGGATGTCTGGCCGGGAACTAGTGCATTTCCCGACTTTACCGATGAAAAGGCACGGAAATGGTGGGGGGAAAAGCATCGTTTTTACACAGAGCTTGGTGTCGAGGGTATCTGGAATGATATGAATGAACCGGCTGTTTTCAATGAAACGAAAACGATGGATGTACAGGTCATGCACCGGAACGATGGAAGTCCTGCTACCCATCGGGAGCTCCATAACCTGTATGGAATGTTGATGGGAAAAGCGACCTATGAAGCGTTGAAAAGACAGCTTGACGGAAAGCGTCCATTCCTGCTGACCAGAGCCGGTTTTGCAGGTATCCAGCGTTATGCGGCTGTATGGACGGGAGATAACCGCAGCTTTTGGGAGCATCTGCAAATGGCGCTGCCGATGGTCATGAATCTCGGGCTTTCAGGCATCGCGTTCACCGGACCGGACGTCGGAGGATTTGCCCATCATTCCAATGGCGAGCTTTTGACCCGTTGGACACAGGTAGGAGCGTTTACGCCGTTTTTCCGGAACCATTCGGCCATCGGCTTTGTGCACCAGGAGCCATGGCGTTTTGGGGAAAAGTATGAAACGGTGATCAAGGAATATATCGAAATGCGGTACCGCTGGATGCCTCAGCTGTATTCGCTGTTTGCCAAAGCCAGCAGTTGTGGATTGCCGGTGATGCGGCCGTTGTTCATGGAATTCCCGGATGATGAAAAAACGTACAATCTAAATGATCAATTCATGATCGGCGATAATGTGATTGTCGCTCCAATCCTGGCACCTGCCGTTGTGGACCGTGCCGTTTACCTTCCGGAAGGGGAATGGATCGAGGCGTCCAGCGGAAAGGCGTATCAAGGAAAAAACACCTATTTGATTCACGCCGAACTGGAAGACTTGCCGTTGTTTATTAAAAAAGGGACGACGGTAATGCAGACTGATTGGACTTCCAACGAGGATAAGTCATGGAAACGGGTGCGGATGGATATTTATGCTGGTGACCAGGGCGACTGTTACCGTTTTACGTACTATGATGATGATGGCGAAACCTTTGCTTATCAACATGGAAGCTATTTGGAGCTGGAATTGGAAGTCGTGTCGACCGAAGATGCTGTCAAGGTAGATATCGTTGATCGTCGAGGCGATTATGTACCGGCATATCAGCAAATCGATATCCATGTAATTGGTCGAAAGGACGGCCAGGATGTTATACTGAATGGAGAAAAAGAAAACGGGAACAGTTACCTGTCGTTGACAGAATGA